From the genome of Nicotiana sylvestris chromosome 2, ASM39365v2, whole genome shotgun sequence, one region includes:
- the LOC138884627 gene encoding secreted RxLR effector protein 161-like: MESIPYSSIIGSLIYAQTCTRPDISFAVKILGRYQSNPGIDHWKATKKVLRYMKGTKDYMLMYRRSKHLEVVGYSDSDFAGCIDTRKFTFGYLFQLAEGAISCKSVNQSVIATSTMEVEFVACFEATIHAL, from the coding sequence ATGGAATCAATTCCTTACTCTTCTATTATTGGTAGTCTGATATATGCTCAGACTTGCACAAGACCAGATATTAGTTTTGCAGTCAAAATATTGGGAAGATATCAGAGTAACCCAGGAATTGATCACTGGAAAGCTACAAAGAAAGTTTTGAGGTACATGAAAGGAACGAAGGATTACATGCTCATGTATAGGAGATCCAAGCATTTGGAAGTTGTTGGATACTCGGATTCTGATTTCGCTGGATGTATTGACACTAGAAAATTCACCTTTGGTTATTTGTTCCAATTAGCTGAAGGAGCAATATCGTGTAAGAGTGTCAACCAGTCTGTCATTGCTACATCCACGATGGAAGTAGAATTTGTGGCATGTTTTGAAGCCACAATTCATGCATTATAG
- the LOC104245779 gene encoding probable LRR receptor-like serine/threonine-protein kinase At3g47570 isoform X1 produces MGIYALVLVHFLYSNINTIMKRKNNFFSPLVVSIWHHFLILSATAEVNLKTDEAALLALKSYLTSDTYNILTSNWTSTTSVCQWIGVTCGSRHQRVTALDISNMGLIGTIPPHLGNLSFLVSLDISSNRFHGILPQDLSNLHRLEFINVTSNKFSGDIPSWFSLLPELQHLHLAFNSFTGIIPPAIFNASKLESLVLGVNQLQGEIPNEIGNLQGLTWLSLGSNRLTGLVPLSLFNISSLRRLVLTNNSLSGNLPVDICSNLPELMVLALSNNEFDGQIPLDIDKCSNLQILSLSFNRFTGVIPRKIGNLTMISSLYLGRNDLEGEIPEEIGYLRNLEILDVQNCSLSGPLPFSISNITSLRLLNLYGNKLSGSLPPDMCLNMPDLRAFDLGNNQFSGTIPKEFGNCTSLSDLFLRENNLIGELPMEIGNLFNLGRLDLHYNFLTGPIPSTIFNMSNIRGISFLGNFFTGSLPADIGLGLPNLEELYLGYNNLTGSIPNSLSNASNIFRLGIGYNNFSGPFPRSFGNLKRLEYLNVNDNHFTREPSSPELTFFDSLTNCRHLRQLWIGYNPLDGNLPASVGNLSSSLDYVYAAYSEIRGSMPREIGYLSGLSFLFLQGNYLSGFIPSSIGNLENLQALNLYGNKMISGPIPEELCNLKNLGFLSLGNNEICCSIPACLGNIKSLRYVYLDSNKLIFSIPPSLWNLNDLLHLDVSSNFLESSLPPEIGNLKVATLLNVSKNQISGIIPSTIGAMQNMAELSFAENRLEGPIPESLGNMVALESLDLSHNKLSGGIPKSLVGLSHLNYLNVSYNRLSGEIPTGGPFANFSYDSFLSNEGLCGAARLQTPACRSNSPHRKRKKNVLLIVLISLMAASIIMLSVTLTIFLVIRCRKRKTIIATHQADSSPATLHGRVSYHDLQQATNGFSTSNLLGSGSYGSVYKATFGSTILAVKVFNLQTEGAFKSFDTECEVLRNVRHRNLAKVINSCSNVDFKALVLEYMPNGNLDDWLHSESCSLDIMQRVDIMIDVGSALDYLHHDYFVPVVHCDLKPSNVLLDEDMVAHVSDFGLAKLLGVGESIAQTKTLATIGYIAPEFGLEGLVSTRCDIYSYGIMLMEMFTRKKPTDEQFAENSSLRGWIRQSWPHAMDKIIDPELMIPEEKNKTGKMQCLSSIMELALRCTTDMPEERMNIKHVLAQLKTLRTMLENVVMH; encoded by the exons ATGGGGATATATGCCTTAGTGCTGGTACACTTTCTCTATTCCAACATAAACACAATCATGAAGagaaaaaacaatttcttttccCCTCTTGTAGTTTCAATATGGCACCATTTTCTGATATTATCAGCCACTGCAGAAGTCAACCTCAAAACTGATGAGGCTGCTCTTCTTGCTTTGAAATCCTATCTTACTTCTGATACTTACAATATCTTGACAAGCAACTGGACCTCAACCACTTCAGTTTGCCAGTGGATTGGCGTAACATGCGGCTCTCGCCATCAAAGAGTCACAGCCTTGGATATTTCCAACATGGGACTAATAGGCACCATCCCTCCTCACTTGGGAAATCTGTCTTTTCTGGTCTCCCTCGATATCAGTAGCAACCGTTTCCATGGAATTCTGCCTCAAGATTTGAGTAATTTGCACAGATTAGAATTTATAAATGTCACTTCTAATAAGTTCTCTGGAGATATTCCCTCATGGTTTTCTCTTTTGCCAGAACTCCAGCACTTGCATCTAGCATTTAACAGTTTCACAGGTATTATTCCACCGGCCATTTTCAATGCATCCAAGCTAGAGAGTTTAGTGTTGGGAGTTAATCAGTTACAAGGGGAAATTCCAAATGAAATTGGTAATCTTCAAGGCTTGACATGGTTGAGTTTGGGATCAAATCGGCTAACAGGCCTTGTACCACTTAGCCTGTTCAACATTTCATCGTTACGACGTTTGGTCCTGACAAACAATAGTTTGTCTGGAAACCTTCCTGTCGATATATGCTCGAATCTCCCAGAACTCATGGTACTTGCACTGTCTAACAATGAATTTGATGGACAAATTCCTTTGGACATCGACAAATgctcaaaccttcaaattttgtCATTATCATTCAATAGGTTCACTGGAGTGATACCTAGAAAGATTGGGAACTTGACTATGATATCTTCTTTATACCTTGGTCGAAATGATTTGGAAG GTgaaataccagaagagattgGATATCTCCGTAATCTAGAGATATTGGATGTGCAGAACTGTAGCCTAAGTGGTCCATTACCATTTTCTATAAGTAACATAACTTCACTTCGATTGCTCAACCTTTATGGCAATAAGCTCTCTGGCTCATTACCCCCGGATATGTGTTTGAACATGCCTGATCTCAGAGCATTTGATCTTGGAAATAATCAATTCAGTGGAACCATTCCAAAAGAATTTGGAAACTGCACTTCACTTTCTGACCTCTTCCTAAGAGAAAACAACCTAATAG GTGAGTTACCAATGGAGATTGGTAATCTTTTCAATTTGGGAAGATTAGATCTACACTACAACTTCTTAACAGGTCCTATTCCATCTACAATATTTAACATGTCAAACATAAGGGGCATTTCATTTTTGGGGAACTTCTTTACCGGAAGTCTTCCAGCAGATATAGGACTTGGCCTTCCTAATCTTGAAGAACTTTATCTTGGTTACAATAACCTGACTGGATCCATCCCTAACTCACTGTCAAACGCTTCCAACATTTTCCGGCTAGGAATTGGATATAATAACTTTTCTGGTCCTTTTCCGAGGTCATTTGGTAATCTAAAACGTTTAGAGTACCTAAATGTGAATGACAATCATTTCACAAGAGAACCTTCATCTCCAGAATTGACTTTCTTCGATTCCTTGACAAATTGCAGACATTTAAGACAACTGTGGATAGGTTATAATCCACTCGATGGAAATCTCCCCGCTTCTGTTGGAAATCTCTCAAGTTCTCTTGACTATGTTTATGCTGCTTATAGTGAAATCAGAGGCAGCATGCCCCGTGAAATTGGATATTTAAGTGGTTTGTCTTTCTTGTTTCTTCAAGGCAATTACTTGAGTGGATTCATTCCAAGTTCAATAGGGAATTTAGAGAATCTTCAAGCATTAAATTTGTATGGCAACAAAATGATAAGTGGACCTATCCCTGAGGAACTCTGCAATTTGAAGAATTTGGGATTCTTGAGTTTGGGAAATAATGAGATTTGCTGTTCTATACCAGCATGTTTAGGGAACATTAAATCTCTTAGATACGTTTACTTAGATTCCAACAAATTGATTTTTAGCATACCTCCCAGCCTGTGGAACCTCAATGATCTCTTGCATCTTGATGTGTCCTCAAATTTCTTGGAAAGCTCTCTACCTccagaaattggaaatttgaaagtCGCAACATTACTGAATGTATCGAAGAATCAAATCTCAGGAATTATCCCGAGCACAATTGGAGCAATGCAAAACATGGCTGAACTTTCTTTTGCAGAAAATAGACTAGAAGGGCCTATTCCAGAGTCATTGGGGAACATGGTTGCCTTGGAATCGTTGGACTTGTCTCATAACAAGCTCTCTGGTGGAATTCCCAAATCACTGGTAGGTCTTTCACATCTTAACTATCTCAATGTATCTTACAACAGATTGAGTGGTGAAATTCCAACTGGAGGTCCTTTTGCGAACTTCTCTTATGATTCATTCCTTTCAAATGAGGGATTATGTGGTGCTGCTAGATTGCAGACACCAGCATGTAGGTCTAATTCTCCTcataggaaaagaaaaaagaatgtgCTTCTTATTGTGTTGATCTCACTGATGGCTGCTTCAATCATAATGCTCTCAGTCACGCTCACCATCTTTTTGGTGATTAGATGTCGAAAGAGGAAAACAATCATTGCTACTCATCAGGCGGATTCTTCTCCAGCCACATTACATGGAAGAGTTTCGTACCATGACCTTCAACAAGCAACAAATGGATTCAGTACGAGCAACTTGCTCGGATCTGGAAGTTATGGGTCTGTTTACAAAGCTACATTTGGGAGTACTATATTGGCCGTTAAAGTATTCAATTTGCAAACAGAAGGCGCATTCAAGAGTTTCGATACAGAATGTGAAGTCTTGCGCAACGTTCGTCACAGAAATTTGGCTAAAGTCATCAATAGTTGCTCCAACGTTGATTTCAAAGCCTTGGTATTAGAGTACATGCCTAATGGAAACCTAGACGATTGGCTTCATTCTGAGAGTTGTTCCTTAGATATCATGCAGAGAGTAGACATAATGATTGATGTGGGATCAGCATTAGACTATCTCCATCATGACTATTTTGTGCCGGTTGTTCACTGTGATCTAAAGCCTAGCAATGTCCTACTCGATGAAGATATGGTTGCACATGTGAGTGACTTTGGGCTAGCAAAGTTATTAGGGGTAGGAGAAAGTATTGCACAAACCAAAACTCTTGCAACCATCGGGTACATTGCACCAG AGTTTGGATTGGAAGGACTGGTATCTACAAGGTGTGACATTTACAGCTATGGTATCATGTTGATGGAAATGTTTACAAGAAAAAAGCCAACAGATGAACAGTTTGCTGAAAATTCAAGCTTGAGGGGGTGGATAAGACAATCATGGCCACACGCGATGGACAAGATAATAGATCCTGAGCTAATGATACCAGAGGAGAAGAACAAAACAGGAAAGATGCAGTGCTTATCATCCATCATGGAATTAGCTCTGAGGTGCACAACGGACATGCCAGAGGAAAGAATGAATATCAAACATGTTCTTGCTCAACTCAAGACCCTCAGAACAATGTTGGAAAATGTAGTAATGCATTAA
- the LOC138884615 gene encoding uncharacterized protein ycf20-like, with protein MEKLRYRQSPGVQDNGGGPRRLVDIIRVVPEISRNYFKSPSRRALFGGISLLGGFYVAQTISLSFGALGVNDVIAAVVCVLITEYVTRFYYSRPKVTFPIALLNNFKMGFTYGLFIDAFKLAS; from the exons ATGGAGAAGCTGAGATACAGACAATCA CCGGGTGTGCAAGATAATGGCGGAGGGCCTCGGCGGCTAGTTGATATTATCCGTGTCGTGCCAGAGATTTCAAGAAATTATTTTAAAAGCCCATCACGGAGGGCACTATTTGGAGGTATATCATTGCTGGGTGGATTTTATGTGGCTCAGACAATTTCCCTATCTTTTGGTGCTTTAGGAGTCAATGATGTCATTGCTGCTGTAGTCTGCGTCTTAATTACCGAGTATGTGACGCGCTTCTATTACAGTCGGCCTAAAGTGACTTTTCCTATTGCTCTTTTGAACAACTTCAAGATGGGTTTTACTTATGGTCTCTTCATTGATGCTTTCAAACTTGCCAGCTGA
- the LOC104245780 gene encoding probable LRR receptor-like serine/threonine-protein kinase At3g47570, producing MEKANSFILSVVLQLLYLLVACIATNISTDQSALLALKSRVTLNSSHPLTQNWSSQSSVCDWIGVTCGSRHHRVRALNISNMDIVGTIPPQLGNLSFLVSLDMSRNNFLGDIPQDLSRLRRLKVIDLGYNNFSGEIPMWFGFFSELQILILDNNGFTAIPPASISNLSKLETLSVSNNHLQGSFPKDIGNLQSLKELVLVSNQLTGSIPYSIFNISSLETLALTYNQLSGSLPADICRGLQKIKSISIISNQLSGHIPASLSNCTQLYDLSLSYNNFNGIIPPEIVNLERLEFLNLGGNHLQGIIPAKIGNLRNLQQLQLENNGIVGSIPRSIRNMTSLWILNFNTNNLTGVIPEEIGNLHKLETLYLQFNKLSGSIPEELFNISTLTRVSLSTNNIGGVIPREIGSLHKLETLYLQFNKLSGSIPEELFNISTLTRVSLSRNNIGGVIPRKIGSLHKLETLDLAENYKLSGSIPEELFNISTLRVMSLAFNNLSGSLPSASSYWETNLNFLHLGNNSIDGVIPSSISNSSNLKGLILNNNKFNGPIPNSLGDLRQLERLMLFENNLSSPHLSILTSLANCRSLKEIVISDNPLNGVLPDSIGNLSGSLELFFLDETEIRGQIPLGIGNLSNLNTFSISGNDLTGSMPRTFCDLHNLQVLYLDQNRLSRPLPECLCKLSGLGLVRLSYNQISGPIPYCIGNVTSLRNIYLNSNRLTNIPMSLWSLKDLVELDLSNNSLVGSLPPKFGNLDAITLVDLSRNHLSGSIPTTVGDLLKLIYLSLAFNELQGSIPESLGKMISLESVILSNNILSGMIPKSLEALRYLKDFNVSFNRLEGEIPTKGPFLNFTSQSFMGNEELCGGFLFRPCKARSGHHSRRSRFLLIVLVPLVVSLIGLGSIVVFMFRRRRNVPTQVESLPATTILARISYIEIERATQGFDQCNLLGHGGFGSVYKGIFANEMVSAIKVFNLQIEGAFKSFDTECEVLRNLRHRNLTKVISSCTNMDFKALLLEYMPNGSLEQWLHSDDYYLNMIQRLEIMIDVASALEYLHHGYATVVVHGDLKPSNVLLDERLVGHVSDFGLTKLLGEGESIAHTNTLATMGYIAPEYGSVGLVSRRCDVYSYGIMLMETFTRKKPYDEMFQENLSMRSWVCNSIPATPEDIIDATLFEPEEIDFKKKLHCVSSILELALNCTAESPNERLIMKDVLPNIKKIKLEFLRK from the exons ATGGAGAAAGCCAACTCTTTTATTCTTTCTGTTGTCTTGCAATTACTCTACTTGTTAGTGGCATGCATAGCCACAAACATAAGCACAGATCAATCAGCTCTTCTTGCCTTAAAATCCAGAGTTACTCTAAACTCTTCTCATCCCTTAACCCAAAATTGGTCTTCTCAATCTTCAGTTTGTGACTGGATTGGAGTCACTTGCGGCTCTCGCCATCATAGGGTGAGAGCACTCAATATATCAAACATGGACATTGTTGGAACCATTCCGCCACAGTTGGGAAACCTCTCGTTTCTCGTTTCTCTCGATATGAGCAGAAATAATTTTCTTGGAGACATCCCTCAAGATTTGTCTCGTTTACGTCGATTGAAGGTGATTGATCTGGGATACAATAATTTCAGTGGAGAGATTCCAATGTGGTTCGGTTTCTTTTCTGAGCTTCAAATCTTAATTCTTGATAACAACGGTTTCACTGCTATACCTCCTGCTTCTATTTCTAACCTGTCCAAGTTAGAAACTCTCAGTGTCAGTAATAATCATCTTCAAGGCAGTTTTCCCAAAGATATTGGCAATCTTCAGAGTTTAAAGGAGCTGGTTTTAGTCAGTAACCAACTTACTGGATCTATTCCATACTCCATTTTCAACATCTCCTCGTTGGAGACTTTAGCTCTCACATATAATCAATTATCAGGGAGTCTTCCTGCAGATATATGCCGCGGTCTGCAAAAAATAAAGAGCATTTCAATAATTTCCAACCAGTTGAGTGGTCACATTCCAGCTAGTTTGTCTAACTGCACACAACTGTATGACTTGTCATTGTCATACAATAACTTCAATGGGATCATTCCACCAGAAATTGTAAACTTGGAGAGGCTTGAGTTCTTAAACCTTGGGGGAAACCACTTGCAAG GCATAATTCCAGCAAAGATTGGTAATTTACGAAATTTGCAGCAATTGCAACTGGAGAACAACGGCATCGTGGGTTCAATACCGCGCAGCATACGGAACATGACATCGCTATGGATACTTAATTTCAACACCAACAATTTAACAG GTGTTATACCCGAAGAGATTGGGAACCTTCACAAGTTGGAAACACTTTATTTGCAATTTAATAAATTAAGTGGTTCCATACCGGAAGAGCTCTTCAATATTTCTACGCTAACAAGGGTGTCACTTTCTACGAATAACATTGGTGGAGTAATACCCAGAGAGATTGGGAGCCTTCACAAGTTGGAGACACTTTATTTGCAATTTAATAAATTAAGCGGTTCCATACCGGAAGAGCTCTTCAATATCTCTACCCTAACAAGGGTGTCACTTTCTAGGAATAACATTGGTGGAGTAATACCCAGAAAGATTGGGAGCCTTCACAAATTGGAGACACTTGATCTTGCAGAGAATTATAAACTAAGCGGTTCCATACCGGAAGAGCTCTTCAATATCTCTACGCTAAGAGTGATGTCACTTGCATTTAATAACCTTTCCGGTAGTCTTCCATCTGCCTCAAGCTACTGGGAAACAAATCTAAATTTTCTGCATCTTGGTAATAACAGCATAGATGGAGTTATACCCAGCTCAATCTCCAATTCTTCAAATCTAAAGGGATTAATTCTTAACAACAACAAATTCAATGGCCCGATTCCTAACTCTTTGGGGGATTTGAGACAGCTTGAACGTTTGATGTTGTTCGAAAACAACTTATCATCTCCGCACCTAAGTATCTTAACTTCTTTGGCGAACTGCAGATCTTTGAAAGAAATAGTGATATCGGATAATCCTCTTAATGGTGTTCTTCCAGATTCCATTGGTAATCTCTCCGGTTCTCTTGAACTATTTTTTTTAGATGAAACTGAAATTAGGGGACAGATACCATTAGGAATTGGTAATTTAAGTAACTTAAACACTTTTTCCATATCCGGCAATGACTTGACTGGTTCAATGCCAAGAACATTCTGTGATTTACACAATCTTCAAGTATTATATCTTGACCAGAACAGGTTAAGTAGACCCTTACCGGAGTGCCTTTGCAAATTGTCGGGGTTGGGCTTGGTTCGTTTGTCTTATAATCAAATATCGGGTCCAATACCATATTGCATTGGTAATGTTACCTCTTTGAGAAATATTTACCTAAACTCAAATAGGCTCACTAACATACCCATGAGTCTATGGAGCCTCAAAGATCTTGTAGAACTTGACTTGTCCAATAATTCTTTGGTTGGTTCTTTACCTCCAAAATTCGGAAATTTGGATGCCATAACATTAGTAGATTTGTCGAGGAATCACCTTTCAGGAAGTATTCCAACCACAGTCGGAGACTTGCTGAAACTAATTTATCTTTCTTTGGCTTTCAATGAGTTGCAAGGATCTATTCCTGAGTCGCTGggaaaaatgataagtttggaATCGGTGATACTATCCAATAACATTCTTTCAGGTATGATTCCAAAATCATTAGAGGCACTTCGGTATCTCAAGGATTTCAATGTATCATTCAATAGATTAGAAGGTGAAATCCCAACTAAAGGACCTTTTCTCAATTTCACCTCTCAATCTTTTATGGGAAATGAAGAGTTATGTGGTGGTTTCCTTTTCCGACCTTGTAAGGCTAGGTCTGGTCATCACTCACGGAGAAGCAGATTTCTTCTGATTGTACTTGTCCCATTGGTGGTTTCATTAATAGGACTTGGCTCAATTGTTGTGTTCATGTTCAGGAGACGTAGAAATGTTCCAACCCAAGTTGAATCCTTACCTGCAACAACGATACTAGCCAGGATTTCATACATTGAAATCGAAAGGGCAACTCAGGGGTTCGACCAATGCAACTTGCTAGGCCATGGAGGTTTCGGTTCTGTTTACAAGGGCATCTTTGCGAATGAGATGGTTTCGGCAATCAAAGTGTTTAATTTACAGATTGAAGGTGCATTCAAGAGTTTTGATACTGAATGTGAAGTTCTACGCAACCTTCGCCATAGAAATCTTACCAAAGTTATCAGCAGTTGTACTAACATGGATTTTAAAGCATTACTTCTAGAATACATGCCCAATGGAAGCCTAGAGCAATGGTTACATTCAGATGATTACTACTTGAATATGATCCAAAGATTAGAGATAATGATCGATGTTGCATCAGCTTTGGAATATCTCCATCATGGTTATGCAACAGTCGTTGTACATGGCGACTTGAAGCCTAGTAACGTCTTGCTAGACGAAAGGCTGGTTGGACATGTGAGTGACTTTGGCCTGACCAAGTTATTAGGAGAAGGGGAATCTATTGCTCATACTAACACACTTGCAACGATGGGCTATATTGCACCAG AGTATGGATCAGTAGGATTAGTTTCTAGAAGATGTGATGTGTACAGCTACGGCATAATGCTCATGGAAACATTCACAAGAAAAAAGCCATATGATGAAATGTTTCAAGAAAATTTGAGCATGAGGAGTTGGGTCTGTAATTCAATACCTGCAACACCAGAGGATATTATTGATGCCACCTTATTTGAACCAGAAGAGATTGATTTCAAGAAAAAGTTGCATTGTGTGTCCTCTATTTTGGAGTTGGCATTGAATTGCACAGCTGAATCTCCTAATGAGAGGCTGATCATGAAAGATGTCCTGCCAAATATCAAGAAGATCAAGCTGGAATTTCTTCGCAAATGA
- the LOC104245779 gene encoding probable LRR receptor-like serine/threonine-protein kinase At3g47570 isoform X2 produces MISSLYLGRNDLEGEIPEEIGYLRNLEILDVQNCSLSGPLPFSISNITSLRLLNLYGNKLSGSLPPDMCLNMPDLRAFDLGNNQFSGTIPKEFGNCTSLSDLFLRENNLIGELPMEIGNLFNLGRLDLHYNFLTGPIPSTIFNMSNIRGISFLGNFFTGSLPADIGLGLPNLEELYLGYNNLTGSIPNSLSNASNIFRLGIGYNNFSGPFPRSFGNLKRLEYLNVNDNHFTREPSSPELTFFDSLTNCRHLRQLWIGYNPLDGNLPASVGNLSSSLDYVYAAYSEIRGSMPREIGYLSGLSFLFLQGNYLSGFIPSSIGNLENLQALNLYGNKMISGPIPEELCNLKNLGFLSLGNNEICCSIPACLGNIKSLRYVYLDSNKLIFSIPPSLWNLNDLLHLDVSSNFLESSLPPEIGNLKVATLLNVSKNQISGIIPSTIGAMQNMAELSFAENRLEGPIPESLGNMVALESLDLSHNKLSGGIPKSLVGLSHLNYLNVSYNRLSGEIPTGGPFANFSYDSFLSNEGLCGAARLQTPACRSNSPHRKRKKNVLLIVLISLMAASIIMLSVTLTIFLVIRCRKRKTIIATHQADSSPATLHGRVSYHDLQQATNGFSTSNLLGSGSYGSVYKATFGSTILAVKVFNLQTEGAFKSFDTECEVLRNVRHRNLAKVINSCSNVDFKALVLEYMPNGNLDDWLHSESCSLDIMQRVDIMIDVGSALDYLHHDYFVPVVHCDLKPSNVLLDEDMVAHVSDFGLAKLLGVGESIAQTKTLATIGYIAPEFGLEGLVSTRCDIYSYGIMLMEMFTRKKPTDEQFAENSSLRGWIRQSWPHAMDKIIDPELMIPEEKNKTGKMQCLSSIMELALRCTTDMPEERMNIKHVLAQLKTLRTMLENVVMH; encoded by the exons ATGATATCTTCTTTATACCTTGGTCGAAATGATTTGGAAG GTgaaataccagaagagattgGATATCTCCGTAATCTAGAGATATTGGATGTGCAGAACTGTAGCCTAAGTGGTCCATTACCATTTTCTATAAGTAACATAACTTCACTTCGATTGCTCAACCTTTATGGCAATAAGCTCTCTGGCTCATTACCCCCGGATATGTGTTTGAACATGCCTGATCTCAGAGCATTTGATCTTGGAAATAATCAATTCAGTGGAACCATTCCAAAAGAATTTGGAAACTGCACTTCACTTTCTGACCTCTTCCTAAGAGAAAACAACCTAATAG GTGAGTTACCAATGGAGATTGGTAATCTTTTCAATTTGGGAAGATTAGATCTACACTACAACTTCTTAACAGGTCCTATTCCATCTACAATATTTAACATGTCAAACATAAGGGGCATTTCATTTTTGGGGAACTTCTTTACCGGAAGTCTTCCAGCAGATATAGGACTTGGCCTTCCTAATCTTGAAGAACTTTATCTTGGTTACAATAACCTGACTGGATCCATCCCTAACTCACTGTCAAACGCTTCCAACATTTTCCGGCTAGGAATTGGATATAATAACTTTTCTGGTCCTTTTCCGAGGTCATTTGGTAATCTAAAACGTTTAGAGTACCTAAATGTGAATGACAATCATTTCACAAGAGAACCTTCATCTCCAGAATTGACTTTCTTCGATTCCTTGACAAATTGCAGACATTTAAGACAACTGTGGATAGGTTATAATCCACTCGATGGAAATCTCCCCGCTTCTGTTGGAAATCTCTCAAGTTCTCTTGACTATGTTTATGCTGCTTATAGTGAAATCAGAGGCAGCATGCCCCGTGAAATTGGATATTTAAGTGGTTTGTCTTTCTTGTTTCTTCAAGGCAATTACTTGAGTGGATTCATTCCAAGTTCAATAGGGAATTTAGAGAATCTTCAAGCATTAAATTTGTATGGCAACAAAATGATAAGTGGACCTATCCCTGAGGAACTCTGCAATTTGAAGAATTTGGGATTCTTGAGTTTGGGAAATAATGAGATTTGCTGTTCTATACCAGCATGTTTAGGGAACATTAAATCTCTTAGATACGTTTACTTAGATTCCAACAAATTGATTTTTAGCATACCTCCCAGCCTGTGGAACCTCAATGATCTCTTGCATCTTGATGTGTCCTCAAATTTCTTGGAAAGCTCTCTACCTccagaaattggaaatttgaaagtCGCAACATTACTGAATGTATCGAAGAATCAAATCTCAGGAATTATCCCGAGCACAATTGGAGCAATGCAAAACATGGCTGAACTTTCTTTTGCAGAAAATAGACTAGAAGGGCCTATTCCAGAGTCATTGGGGAACATGGTTGCCTTGGAATCGTTGGACTTGTCTCATAACAAGCTCTCTGGTGGAATTCCCAAATCACTGGTAGGTCTTTCACATCTTAACTATCTCAATGTATCTTACAACAGATTGAGTGGTGAAATTCCAACTGGAGGTCCTTTTGCGAACTTCTCTTATGATTCATTCCTTTCAAATGAGGGATTATGTGGTGCTGCTAGATTGCAGACACCAGCATGTAGGTCTAATTCTCCTcataggaaaagaaaaaagaatgtgCTTCTTATTGTGTTGATCTCACTGATGGCTGCTTCAATCATAATGCTCTCAGTCACGCTCACCATCTTTTTGGTGATTAGATGTCGAAAGAGGAAAACAATCATTGCTACTCATCAGGCGGATTCTTCTCCAGCCACATTACATGGAAGAGTTTCGTACCATGACCTTCAACAAGCAACAAATGGATTCAGTACGAGCAACTTGCTCGGATCTGGAAGTTATGGGTCTGTTTACAAAGCTACATTTGGGAGTACTATATTGGCCGTTAAAGTATTCAATTTGCAAACAGAAGGCGCATTCAAGAGTTTCGATACAGAATGTGAAGTCTTGCGCAACGTTCGTCACAGAAATTTGGCTAAAGTCATCAATAGTTGCTCCAACGTTGATTTCAAAGCCTTGGTATTAGAGTACATGCCTAATGGAAACCTAGACGATTGGCTTCATTCTGAGAGTTGTTCCTTAGATATCATGCAGAGAGTAGACATAATGATTGATGTGGGATCAGCATTAGACTATCTCCATCATGACTATTTTGTGCCGGTTGTTCACTGTGATCTAAAGCCTAGCAATGTCCTACTCGATGAAGATATGGTTGCACATGTGAGTGACTTTGGGCTAGCAAAGTTATTAGGGGTAGGAGAAAGTATTGCACAAACCAAAACTCTTGCAACCATCGGGTACATTGCACCAG AGTTTGGATTGGAAGGACTGGTATCTACAAGGTGTGACATTTACAGCTATGGTATCATGTTGATGGAAATGTTTACAAGAAAAAAGCCAACAGATGAACAGTTTGCTGAAAATTCAAGCTTGAGGGGGTGGATAAGACAATCATGGCCACACGCGATGGACAAGATAATAGATCCTGAGCTAATGATACCAGAGGAGAAGAACAAAACAGGAAAGATGCAGTGCTTATCATCCATCATGGAATTAGCTCTGAGGTGCACAACGGACATGCCAGAGGAAAGAATGAATATCAAACATGTTCTTGCTCAACTCAAGACCCTCAGAACAATGTTGGAAAATGTAGTAATGCATTAA